Genomic segment of Buchnera aphidicola (Melanaphis sacchari):
AGTAAAGCTGTTTTAACTGAAGAGGAATGCAAGCTTGGCGTTTGCATAGTTGATATAGGAGGGGGGACAATAGATTCCTGTATTTATATCAATGGATCTATAGAAGATAGTCATGTTATACCATATGCAGGAAATATTGTAACCAGTGATATTTCTTACGCTTTTAGCACATCATATACTGATGCAGAAAATATAAAAGTAAAATATGGATCTGCAACACATGTTACTTTAGATAAATCCAAAACAATTAATTTACCTAATATACATAGTAATTTTCAAAAAAATTTGCAACAAGATTCTGTTGTAGAAGTCATTGAATCAAGATACGTTGAACTATTTTCTTTGATTAATAATAGAATCACTGATATACAAAAAAAACTTTATCAAGAAGGAAAAAAATATCAATTAACAAATGGTATAGTATTAACTGGAGGAGGTGCAAAAATTTTACAATTAAAAGAATGCGCAGAAAAAATTTTTCAAAAAAAAATTCGCATTGCTAAGCCCTTAAATATTACTGGACTAATAGATAATATTATCGAGCCAGATTATTCAACAGTAGTGGGTTTATTACACTATGGAAAAGAATATCACTTAAATCTTAAAAATAAAAAAAAAGAACACTCTTTTATTGAAAGATGGTTTAAAAAAATTAATAATTGGTTTACAAGAGAGTTTTAAATACTTTATAACCTTCTAAAATTAAAGTTAGATAATGGAATTAAATTATGTTTGAACCTGTAGAATTAAGTAATAATGCAATAATTAAGGTAGTGGGTGTTGGTGGTGGAGGCGGTAATGCGGTAGAACATATGGTACGAGAGAAAATTGAAGGTGTCGAATTTTTTGCTGTAAATACCGATGCTCAAGCATTAAGAAAAATAGAAGTAGAACAAACTATACAAATAGGAAATAATATTACTAAGGGATTAGGTGCTGGTGCGAATCCAGAAGTTGGACGCACTTCCGCAGAAGAAGACAAAGAATTATTAAAATCTGCTCTAGATGGATCTGATATGGTATTTATTGCTGCAGGTATGGGAGGGGGAACTGGAACAGGAGCAGCTCCTGTAGTAGCAGAAATTGCTAAAGAACTAGGCATTTTAACAGTAGCTGTAGTCACGAAACCTTTTAGTTTTGAAGGTAAAAAAAGAATGATTGTCGCGGA
This window contains:
- the ftsA gene encoding cell division protein FtsA is translated as MIISTNKKLVVGLEIGTTKVVTLVGEVLVDGGINIIGMGLCQSKGIDKGRINNLDSVISCIKESIHQAEIMANCQITSVYLSLSNKYINCQNEIGIVPISEDEVTQEDIENVIHTAKSVKIINEHDILHIIPQEYSIDQQYEIKNPIGLSGTRMQVRVHLITCHQNIAKNIVKAVEKCNIRVDQVIFSGLASSKAVLTEEECKLGVCIVDIGGGTIDSCIYINGSIEDSHVIPYAGNIVTSDISYAFSTSYTDAENIKVKYGSATHVTLDKSKTINLPNIHSNFQKNLQQDSVVEVIESRYVELFSLINNRITDIQKKLYQEGKKYQLTNGIVLTGGGAKILQLKECAEKIFQKKIRIAKPLNITGLIDNIIEPDYSTVVGLLHYGKEYHLNLKNKKKEHSFIERWFKKINNWFTREF